DNA from Streptomyces sp. NBC_01476:
GTGATGGCCTTCGCCGAACGCGTCAAGTCCCCGGTCGGGCACGCGCTGCGCGGCAAGGAGTGGATCCAGTTCGACAACCCGTACGACGTCGGGATGAGCGGACTGCTCGGCTACGGCGCCGCCTACGAGGCCATGCACGAGTGCGACCTGCTGATCCTGCTGGGCACCGACTTCCCGTACAACGCCTTCCTGCCGCACGACAACGTGAAGATCGTCCAGGTCGACGTGCGGCCCGAACACCTCGGCCGCCGTTCGAAGCTGGACCTGGCGGTGTGGGGCGACGTGGGGGAGACGCTGCGGTGTCTCACACCCAAGGTGCGCGCCAAGACGGACCGCAAGTTCCTCGACCGGATGCTGAAGAAGCACAGCGACGCGCTCGAAGGCGTGGTGAAGGCGTACACCCGCAAGGTCGAGAAGCACCTGCCGATCCACCCGGAGTACGTGGCCTCGGTGCTGGACGAGGAGGCCGCGGACGACGCGGTGTTCACCGTCGACACCGGGATGTGCAACGTGTGGGCGGCGCGCTATCTGACGCCCAACGGCAAGCGGCGGGTGATCGGTTCGTTCTCGCACGGCTCGATGGCGAACGCGCTGCCGCAGGCGATCGGGGCGCAGTTCCTCGACCGGCGCCGGCAGGTGGTCTCGATGTCCGGCGACGGCGGTTTCGCCATGCTGATGGGCGACTTCCTGACCCTGGTGCAGTACGACCTGCCGGTCAAGGTGGTGCTCTTCAACAACTCCTCACTGGGCATGGTGGAGTTGGAGATGATGGTCGAGGGGCTGCCCGCCTACGGCACCACCAACCGCAACCCGGACTTCGCCGCCATCGCCCAGGCGTCCGGCGCCTACGGGGTGCGGGTGGAGAAGCCCAAGGACCTGCGCGGCGCCCTGCGGGACGCCTTCCGGCACAAGGGCCCGGCGCTGGTGGACGTGGTGACCGACCCGCACGCGCTCTCCATCCCGCCGAAGATCACCGGCGAACAGATCGGCGGCTTCGCGCTGTCGATGGGCAAGATGGTGCTGGACGGCGGTGTCGGCAAGATGGTCCAGCTGGCCCGCTCCAACCTCCGCAACGTGCCGCGCCCCTGACCGTGCCGCAAAAGCGCCACAAAAGCGACGCCGGCCGCGCCGCGGCCCGCACACGCGACTGCCGCGCCCGTGAACTTCACCACGGGCGCGGCAGATTGAGCTGCTGACGGAGCGTCAGTCGTTGATCAGGTCGAACTCCTCCCAGGGTCCGATCGCGGTGCGGTTGGCGATCAGCGCCGAGGCACCGGCGTTCTCCGCCGTGACGTAGTCGCCGTTGATCTTCGCCTTGAGGCTGACGCTGCCGTCGCCGTTGTGGATCAGCTGGAACTGCTCCCAGTCGCCCACGGCGTCCACCTTGGCCAGCAGCGGCGCCGCCCCGGCGTTGTCGGCGGTCACGTACTTGTTGTTGGCGTGTGCCCGCAGGGCGATGTAGCCGCCGCCCTCGTCGATCTGGTCGAACTGCTCCCACTGCCCGATCGCGGTGCGGTTGGCGATCAGTGGCGAAGCGCCGGCATTGTCGGCCGTCACGTAGTCGCCGTTGGCGTGCGCGCGCAGGCTGATCACGGAACCGTTGCCGGGCACCGTGCCGCCGTTGCCGTCCAGGCCGATCTGCCGGCTGCCCAGATGCTTGGCGGCGGTCGCCGGAGCACCGGAGACCTGGGCGTACGGCAGCGCGGTGGTGAGGCTGCCGGTCCGCTCCACCAGGTAGGAAGTGCCGGAGCTGACGGGGACGTTGATGCTCGCGGCGGTGGTCGGGGAGACCACGACGGCGTTGCTCGAGCCGTTGACCACCTCGATCGACTGGCCGGGCCAGGGGTTGCGCACCTTCATGGTCTGGGTGGTGCCCGCCTGGATGGCGACGGTGACCGGGGTGCCGCCCTGGACCTGCACATCGACCTTGGTGTTGCCCTGGACCGAGACGGTGCCGCTGACGTCCCAGCCGGCCGGCCAGGCCGGCGCGATCCGCAGCGTGCCGTCGTAGTCCTGCACCAGGGCCTCGTTGAGCGCGGTGGCGACGCCGGAGACCTGCTCGATGTAGGACTCGGTGCCGACCGTGGCGCCCAGGTCGGCCAGGCCGCTGATGTAGACCTGATGGTCCTGGGTGATGGACACCAGCTTCGCCGCGACCTGGTCGGCGAGCCCGAGCCTGGCCGCGTCGATGGCGTCCATGCTCCAGTCGTTGCCGCCGGTCACCGCACGGTGGTTGTAGGAGCGCACCCCCAGGTCGTGCAGCGCACCCGGGTCGTCGGTGATCAGGTTGTACGGCCAGACCGGTTCCAGGTCGATGTTCTCGCTGTTCCTGATCTGCGCGGTCGGCTGGTACGAGTACGCGATGATGTCGTTGTTCGACGCGTCCGCCGACGGCGGCAGCACCTGGGTGCGGTTGTAGTCGGTACGCGGCCAGTCCGGTATCTGACCCTGCGCGGTGGTCAGCTGGGAGATCAGCGCGCTGTCCCCGGTGTTCAGCAGCTGCGCGGCCTTGATCACCACCGGGAAGAGCGCGGCGTCCGCGGCCAGGTCGGTGGTCGGGTCCTGCACCGCCCACTGCGTCTCGTGCGCGTTGGCGACCGCGTGCAGCTTTCCGTCCGAGCCGACCTTCTGGTAGGCGAGCAGGAAGACCGCGGAGTCCTTCAGCAGCGGGTAGTACGTCCGCAGGAAGTTGAGGTCACCGGTGTCCTGGTACTGCTGCCAGATGTAGAGGCTGATCTCGGCGCCCGAAGTGACGTTGAGCGCGTTCCAGTTGGGGCTGCCGGGCTCGCTGCAGGCCGAGTTCTGGCCGGCCCCCGGGTCGCCGCCGTTGCCGTTGAACCGCATCACCTCGGGGACACAGGCCCCCGGCAGGCCGCCCATCTGCTGCTTGGTCCACGCCTCGATGCCGGGCAGAGCGTTCTGGTACAGGTTGAAGATCGGGATGTTGAGCGCGAAGTTGCCGCTGCTCATATTGGCCGAGATCTGGGTGCGCAGATTCCACAGCCAGGTCTCCGAGGGGGTCCAGTTCTGGTGGTCCTGGCCGAAGTTGAACATGTCGGCGGCCCCGGCCTGGCTGCCCGGGATGGTGCCGCGCATGGAGGCGGCCTCCATGAACAGGTAGAGGGTGCGCAGCGACTCCATGTACTGGGCCTGGCCGTCGGCCGAATTGGCCTCCAGAACACCGGTGTTGGCCCAGAAGTCGGCCCACCAGGACTGCTGGGACGACAGCAGTGACGACTCGGCGGCGGTGGGATCGGAGCCGAGCAGATTCGCCGCGGTGGTGGCCGCGTTGCCGCCGGTCCACACCGGCGAACCCACGACGACCCGGAACGAACCGTCGGTGTTGGGCGTGAACGTGGTCCGCACCTGGGTGGAGTTGACCACCGACGAGGTCACACCGCGACCGCCCGCGGTGATCGCGGCGAGCGAGCCGAAGGTGCGGTCGGAGTGCCCGGGCTGGGAGTTGTCCACCCAGGTCTCGGCGAGAGTGCCGGTAGCACCGGATACGGCCGCTGTGGGGGTCCGGCCGGACCACAGGCTGACGGTGGCAGTCTGCTGGGCGTTGGGGTTGGCGCCGGTGACGTCGACGATCAGTTCGTCCTTGGTCGCCGACACCCAGGCTTTGAGCGTCATACCGCCGCCGGACTCGTTGAGCACCCCGGTGTAGACGTCCAGGTAGCCCTTGAAGTCACTGGCGCCGGTGAGTGCCGACAGGCCCGGTATCTGCACCTGGCCGGGCGACTTGCGGTCGGGCAGCGTGTCCGCCCGGTTGAGCTGGGCGGTGAATCCGCCGGCCGCCCAGGCGGCCACCCCCAGCGAGCCGTTGCCCAGCGGCAGCGACTGGGCGGCGGCCGTGTTCGGGGCGCCCAGCACGATGTCGGAGCGGCGGATCACATTGGGGGTGTCGACGTGGAAACTGCCGTTCTGCCAGGCGGTGGTGGCGGTGGCCGCCGCGGCCGGCTGGGAAGAAACAGCGGGTACGAGCAGTCCGGCCGCAAGAAGTGCGGCGGCTGCGATGACGGGTGGTCGGACCATTCGGAGACCTCCGAATGTGCGGTGCTGTGAGGACACGGCCCCTCCCGAGGCAACGGGAATACGACACAGGCGGCGCAACATCCATGAAACACAGGGGATGAGTGCGCCACACAGTGGCGTCCCGGACCGACCATGTCAAGGGAAGAATCGGCAATACATCGGACGTATAAGGCGAGTTGCTGGAGATCTGGTCTGAACCAGCCAGTGACTTGGCGCACAGACGACTGGACGCGTCCGGGGCGGGGCATGCCTATCGGCAGGGGAAGAGTACGGCCGGATCGGGGGAAGCCGACGGATACCACCGGGAACCGTTTACGACACGCGGTACGGCGGGCGGACCTGCCGGCCGTGTCCGAAACACGCGGGCTGCTCCGCGACCACCTGCGGCGCTGGGGTGTCCCCGCGCTCTCGGACACGGCGGAACTGCTCGCCAGCGAACTGCTCACCAACGCACTCCAGCACACCGGCGGCGGCGCGGTGCTGACCGCCACCTTGACCCGCCGCCCTCAGCACCGGCTGCGGGTGGAGGTACGGGACTCCGCCGCCCGGCGGTCCAGGCTGCCGGGGGCGGGCATCTCCGCCAAGCCCTCCGCCGTCGGCGAGTACGCCACCTCAGGACGGGGGCTGATCCTGGTCGAGGCGCTCGCCGACGACTGGGGAGCGCAGCCACGGGGCCGCGGCAAGGTGGTCTGGTTCGAACTGGCCGCGGACGCCGGGCCGGTGGCCGGCGCGGACACGGACGCGGCCTGACCGCCGGGCCCCCGGCCACCGCGCACCGGAAGACGCAAGCGGCGCGGCCCCGGGGAAGTCACCTCCCACCGGGGCCGCGCCGCCCGGATCCGTCCGCCGGATCCTGTCACTGCTTCGGCTCAGCCGAACTGCCGCTCCAGGTCCTGGAGTTTGCGCTCCAGCGAGTCCAGCCGGGGCAGCGTCAGCGTGTCGTCCTCAGCCGTCAGATCGACGGTGAACGGCGACGCCGCCTCCACCGCGGTGGACGCGCCGTGATCGGCGGCGGCCTCCTCGCGGACCGGCTGCAGCGCCGGCCGGGCCCGTACCGGCAGTTCACCGGCCGGGAGTTCGGCCGATGGCCCTATGGCAGGCTCCGATGCGGCCTGACCGCCGCCTGCCGCGCTCGCCGCGGGCAGCTCCACCTGCCGGCCGCCCCGGCCGCCACCGCGCGGCCACGGCCGGTGCTGGCGGTTGAAGGCCTTTATCCGGGCCCGCTCCAGACGGTCGTGGTCCCGGCGGCGCAGCGCGTTGTGCTCACGCTGCCGCTTGTCCTCCCGGACCTCCTCGACCGCCTCGTCCAGCGACCGTACGTTCTCCAGCAGCATCAACGACCAGGCACCGTAGGTCTCCCGGGGCGCCCGCAGCCAGCGCACCATCCGGATCTGCGGCAGCGGACGCGGCACCAGGCCCTGCTCGCGCAGCGCGGCCCGGCGAGTCTGCTTCAGCGCCCGGTCGAAGAGCACCGCCGCGGAGAGCGACATGCCCGCGAAGAACTGCGGGGCGCCGGCGTGGTCGATGCCGCGCGGGGCGTGCACCCAGTTGAACCAGGCCGCGGCGCCGGCGAAGAGCCACACCAGCATGCGCGAGCCGAGGGCCGCGTCGCCGTGGCTGGCCTCGCGGACCGCGAGCACGGAGCAGAACATGGCCGCGCCGTCCAGGCCGAACGGCACCAGGTACTCCCAGCCGTTGGTCAGGCCGAGGTTCTGCTGACCGAAGCCGACCAGGCCGTGGAAGGAGAGCGCCGCGGCGACCGCCGCGCAGCAGAAGAGCAGCACGTACGACGCACTGCCGTAGACCGCCTCCTTGCGCCGGCGGCGCTCCTCGCTGCGCTCCCACGAGTCGGCCTCGTCCGCCCCGCCCGTGGTGCGGCGGTTGCGGAACACGACGGCGCAGGCAACGAGAACGACCAGGCCGACGATGCCCGAGATCGTCCAGTTCAGCGATATGTCGGTAAGTCTCATGTGCGAATCCTCGTGTCGCTTCCGTCGCGCTCGGGGTCGTGGACCGGTTGACGACCGCCATCATTGCGAAGAGCGCGGATACGTGCAGACGTTATGGCACAAGAGCACGCGTACGGTGACCTGTCCTCGAACTCTCGTGCCAGAACAGCTGAGTTGATCGAGATCGTAGCGTGACGGCTCAGGCTGCCGTCGCCCGGCGGTCGATACGGTCCGGATTGCGGTCCCGCGGGCAGCCCGCGCAGGGGGCGGTGGGACTGATGGTGTAGAAGAGACAGCACGAGAGGCGCTTCCGGGTTGCTCCGGCCGTCTGACGTACGGGAATTGACGGAGAGTCGGCTTCTGCAGGTGATGCGGGTACGGCGGTGAAGGCGGCGCCGCCGGCGAACGGAGCGGTGCCGCCCGGCAGCAGCGCGGTCAGTTCGGCCACCGCGCGGTCCGCTTCGCCGAGCGACCGCCCGACGTACCAGAGCCCTTCGGCGACCTCGTCGGTCGCCATGCCCCACAGCGCACGCGGCCCGCGGCGCAGCAGCGGCCGGAACGCGGTGAGCACGGGGGTGAGATGTCCGGCGAGCGCGGCGCGCAGTTCACGGCGCAGCGCCGCTTCGCCGGGGACGGGACGGGCCCCCGGCAGCCGCGCCGCCGGGTCGTCCGGCAGGCATACGAAGTCGCGTACGCGGACGGTGATCCGTCCGGTGGCCGGGTGGGCGGCCACGGCGGTGACGGGCAGCAGCGGCACGCGGCGGCGCAGGAACCACGGCGCGGTGAAGAGCAGGCAGGCGGGCCAGAGGTAGCGGTGCAGGGCCAGTGTCGCGGCCACGTCGGGCCGCGGCGCTCGGCCGTGTTCGCGGGTCAGCCGGTCGGTCTCCCGCGCCACGTGGGCGGTCAGCGCGGGGCCGCCGCGGGCCAGCTCGTCCGCGGTGATCCAGCCGGCGCCGCCGCGGGGGGCGGCGGCGCTGATCTTCAGGCCGGGGTGGACGGCGGCGAGCCGGGCGTAACTGGAGGTGATCGCTTGCATGGCAAGGCTTACCTTAGCCACGGGAACGGGGGTTTACCCTGACCCCAGTACGCCACCCGGGTGACGGCTGGCGGAATCCTCGGACACGGAAGGGACCTCGGTGGATCAGGCCGCGCACACCGGGGTCCCGGCCCCCCGCGAGCCGCGGCTGCCGGAGCGGCTGTCGGTACGGGACCAGGTGCTCGACGGGCTGCGGGCGGAGATCGTCGGCGGCGGGCTGGCGCCGGGGTCGGTGCATTCGGCGCCGGCGCTGGCCGAGCGGTACGGGGTGTCGGCGACGCCGGTGCGGGAGGCGATGCAGGTGCTCGCCCGCGAGGGGGCGGTCGAGGTGCTGCCGAACCGGGGGTTCCGGGTGGCCGAGCGCACGGCGCGGGATCTGGCGGAGCTGGCGCAGGTGCGGGCGCTGCTGGAGGTCCCGGTGGTGCTGGCGCTGGCCAGGTCGGTGCCGTCGGGGCGGTGGGAGCGGTTGCGGCCGCTGGCCGAGGAGACGGTCGCGGTGGCGGCGCTCGGGGACCGGGCGGCGTACGCGGAGGCGGACCGGGCCTTCCACCGGGCGCTGCTGGAGTTCTCCGGCAACCTTCAGCTCGTCTCGGTCGCGGAGGAGTTGCACCGCCGCGCCCAGTGGCCGCCGGCGGGGCCGCGCGGGCCCGGCACGATTCTCGCTGACGCGACCGAGCACGGGGTCCTGCTGGAGGCGTTGATCGCCGGCGACGTCCGGGTTGTCGAGTCCCTCGCCCGCGAGCACTTCGCCGGCTCCACCTGGCGCTAGCCTCCGGCGGCACCCCCGAACCCCCGTCCGCGGTGCGTCCCCGGGGCCCTGGCGGCGCGCCCCACGGCCTTGCCCGCGCGTGGCGTTCTCCCGGCGGGCCCGGGGGGCGCGGACAGGACTTTCGCGTCCCAGCGTCGTCGTCCGCCTGTGCGGGTCCGGCGGAGTCCGGTCCGGCCCGGGGGTCGTCCGCGCGTGGCGTTCTCCCGGCGTGGCCGGTGGGGCGCGGACAGGGGTGGGGGCCGGCCGCGGTCGGTGGCGTTCTCCCGGCGGACGGTGGGGGCGGTCAGAGGGTGAAGGCGGGGGAGAGCCAGGCGGGGATGTTGCCGAGGAGGGTGTAGAGGCGGGCCGCTTCCGCGCGGAGGGCCGCGGCGGTTTCGTCGGGTTCGAGGTCGGCGAGGGCGAGGAGGGCCGGCGCGGTGCCGACGAGGTGGCCGAGGGAGACCCGGATCCGCAGCGACTCGGCGAAGCCGTGCCTCGCCTCGGCGAGGTCGCCGTCCGCGGCGGCCAGCCCGGCCAGGTGCCGCCAGGTGAAGGAGGTGAGGAAGGTGTCGCCGTGGGCCACCGCCCCGGCGTGCGCACGGCGGTAGGCGGCCCGCGCCGCCGTCGGGTTCGCCGCGATGTTCTCCGCGACCAGCCCGCGCCGGAAGTCCAGCAGTGGCCGCCCCGGCGACCCGGGGGAGAGCAGCGCCGCGCTCCGCCCGAACGCCGACCTCGCCTCGTCCGCCCGGTCCCGTACCGAGAAGAGCGTCGCCCCGTACGCCAGATAGCCCCGCTCCGAGGCCGCCGCCCCCCGCTCCTCGTCACTGGCCGCCAGCGCCTCGGCCACCCGCAGCGCGTCCTCCGCCTCGGCCCACCCCTCCAACTGGTAGAAGCACCCCTCCACCAGCAGCTCCGCTCTGCTCAGCGCGGCCCCCGCGTCGTCCTCGCAGAAGGGGGCGAGCAGCGCCGCCGCCTCGGACCAGCAGCCGCGTGCCCGCAGCCGCCACACGTCCGGTACCCCGACCACAGATGCCGACAGGGCGGTCTCCGCCACAGCCTCTCCCCCAAGCGCGTCATCGAGCCAGTGTGAGCCAGGCAACTCCGTGCCCGCCCGCACGTGTACGCGCGTGCGGGCCGCCGACCGTGAGTTGACCTCCGGATGTCCGTCAGTCGACAACCAGTGGCCGAAGTCCAGCACGGGGAGGGGGCCCGCGCCAAGGGGTCGGAGATCACTTCTTGTGAATGGGATCACTAATGCGGCGGCTGGCTGTACCCCGCACACGGTGGTAAAGCGTCAGCTCATCCGCAGTGCGAGGAAGAAGTCCAGCTTGTCCTCCAGCCGGGCCAGGTCCCGCCCGGTGAGCTGCTCGATCCGCCCGATCCGGTAGCGCAGCGTGTTGACGTGCAGGTGCAGCCGGGTGGCGCAGCGGGTCCAGGAGCCGTCGCACTCCAGGAACGCCTCCAGCGTCGGGATCAGCTCGGCCCGGTGCCGCCGGTCGTACGCCCGCAGCGGGTCCAGCAGCCGCGCGGTGAAGGCCCGGCGGACGTCGTCCGGCACGAACGGCAGCAGCAGGACGTGCGAGGCCAGCTCCTCGTGCCCGGCGACGCAGACCCGCCCCGGCCGCGCCGCCGCCACCCGGCGGGCGTGCCTGGCCTCCTCCAGCGCGCCGCGCAGCCCCTCGGGGGAGTGCACCGCCGCGCTCACCCCGACCGTCAGCCGGCCGTCCTCGCCGAGCCCGCGGGACATCGGCCCGCGCAGCTGCGCCAGCACCCGCTCCGCCACCAGCGGCACGGGCGGCGCCGCGGCGCCGCCCTCCGGGCCGGCCGGCTGTTCCGTCGCTCCCACGGCCCCCGGCACCCCCACAGCGACAGGCGACCCCGGCGCCGCCCCCGCCGTACCCCGCGCCGGCAGCAGCGGCACCAGCGCCATCGCCGTGCCGTCCGCGTGCGCCACCGCGATCCGCTCGGCCGCGGCCGGGCCGGCCTCCGCCGGGTCGGCCAGTGCCTCCTCCAGCAGCGCCTGGGCGACCGGACCTGACGCCGCCTCGCCGCCCGACCAGTCGACCCTGGCCACCACGATCTGCCACTGCGGCACCGCCCCGGCACCCGGCACCAGCACCGGCGCCGCCGCCCGCAGCCGGGCACCGGTCTCGGCCGCCGGGGCGCCGCCGCCGAGCAGTTCGAAGACCTCCGTGGCCAGCCGCCGCCGTACCGTGCG
Protein-coding regions in this window:
- a CDS encoding iron-sulfur protein produces the protein MQAITSSYARLAAVHPGLKISAAAPRGGAGWITADELARGGPALTAHVARETDRLTREHGRAPRPDVAATLALHRYLWPACLLFTAPWFLRRRVPLLPVTAVAAHPATGRITVRVRDFVCLPDDPAARLPGARPVPGEAALRRELRAALAGHLTPVLTAFRPLLRRGPRALWGMATDEVAEGLWYVGRSLGEADRAVAELTALLPGGTAPFAGGAAFTAVPASPAEADSPSIPVRQTAGATRKRLSCCLFYTISPTAPCAGCPRDRNPDRIDRRATAA
- a CDS encoding DUF2637 domain-containing protein, which produces MRLTDISLNWTISGIVGLVVLVACAVVFRNRRTTGGADEADSWERSEERRRRKEAVYGSASYVLLFCCAAVAAALSFHGLVGFGQQNLGLTNGWEYLVPFGLDGAAMFCSVLAVREASHGDAALGSRMLVWLFAGAAAWFNWVHAPRGIDHAGAPQFFAGMSLSAAVLFDRALKQTRRAALREQGLVPRPLPQIRMVRWLRAPRETYGAWSLMLLENVRSLDEAVEEVREDKRQREHNALRRRDHDRLERARIKAFNRQHRPWPRGGGRGGRQVELPAASAAGGGQAASEPAIGPSAELPAGELPVRARPALQPVREEAAADHGASTAVEAASPFTVDLTAEDDTLTLPRLDSLERKLQDLERQFG
- a CDS encoding GntR family transcriptional regulator, producing the protein MAESSDTEGTSVDQAAHTGVPAPREPRLPERLSVRDQVLDGLRAEIVGGGLAPGSVHSAPALAERYGVSATPVREAMQVLAREGAVEVLPNRGFRVAERTARDLAELAQVRALLEVPVVLALARSVPSGRWERLRPLAEETVAVAALGDRAAYAEADRAFHRALLEFSGNLQLVSVAEELHRRAQWPPAGPRGPGTILADATEHGVLLEALIAGDVRVVESLAREHFAGSTWR
- a CDS encoding ATP-binding protein, whose amino-acid sequence is MPIGRGRVRPDRGKPTDTTGNRLRHAVRRADLPAVSETRGLLRDHLRRWGVPALSDTAELLASELLTNALQHTGGGAVLTATLTRRPQHRLRVEVRDSAARRSRLPGAGISAKPSAVGEYATSGRGLILVEALADDWGAQPRGRGKVVWFELAADAGPVAGADTDAA
- a CDS encoding pyruvate dehydrogenase, with product MAKQTVAEQFIDVLVRAGVQRLYGVVGDSLNPVVDAVRRNRSIEWVHVRHEETAAFAAGAEAQLTGKLAACAGSCGPGNLHLINGLYDAHRSMAPVLALASHIPSSEIGTTYFQETHPDRLFQECSHYSELISNAQQMPRVLQTAIQHAVGRGGVSVISLPGDIAAHEAPQSAGEHALVTRRPSVRPGDAELDELARLVDDASRVTLFCGSGTAGAHDEVMAFAERVKSPVGHALRGKEWIQFDNPYDVGMSGLLGYGAAYEAMHECDLLILLGTDFPYNAFLPHDNVKIVQVDVRPEHLGRRSKLDLAVWGDVGETLRCLTPKVRAKTDRKFLDRMLKKHSDALEGVVKAYTRKVEKHLPIHPEYVASVLDEEAADDAVFTVDTGMCNVWAARYLTPNGKRRVIGSFSHGSMANALPQAIGAQFLDRRRQVVSMSGDGGFAMLMGDFLTLVQYDLPVKVVLFNNSSLGMVELEMMVEGLPAYGTTNRNPDFAAIAQASGAYGVRVEKPKDLRGALRDAFRHKGPALVDVVTDPHALSIPPKITGEQIGGFALSMGKMVLDGGVGKMVQLARSNLRNVPRP
- a CDS encoding PucR family transcriptional regulator ligand-binding domain-containing protein, with amino-acid sequence MRLRALLETEGLGLRLLGGEDELDRTVRGVMTTDMRDPSRYLTGGELVLTGLAWWHSPADSDPFVRHLAGAGVAGLAAGEADHAEIPGDLIAACARNRLPLFAVNEQVSFATITEYVVRQVSTERAGDLAAVVDRHRRLMSSGPGSSGPDAVLDLLGTDLDLRAWVLSATGREIGGSERPLPAALRAELAGAGQAAARTARPVPYRVAVQGGRTYSLFPVRAGDGTSDVRATVLSDWFLAVAADAGEWPAERLDLLHGVTQLIAVERDRREAARTVRRRLATEVFELLGGGAPAAETGARLRAAAPVLVPGAGAVPQWQIVVARVDWSGGEAASGPVAQALLEEALADPAEAGPAAAERIAVAHADGTAMALVPLLPARGTAGAAPGSPVAVGVPGAVGATEQPAGPEGGAAAPPVPLVAERVLAQLRGPMSRGLGEDGRLTVGVSAAVHSPEGLRGALEEARHARRVAAARPGRVCVAGHEELASHVLLLPFVPDDVRRAFTARLLDPLRAYDRRHRAELIPTLEAFLECDGSWTRCATRLHLHVNTLRYRIGRIEQLTGRDLARLEDKLDFFLALRMS
- a CDS encoding fascin domain-containing protein, translating into MVRPPVIAAAALLAAGLLVPAVSSQPAAAATATTAWQNGSFHVDTPNVIRRSDIVLGAPNTAAAQSLPLGNGSLGVAAWAAGGFTAQLNRADTLPDRKSPGQVQIPGLSALTGASDFKGYLDVYTGVLNESGGGMTLKAWVSATKDELIVDVTGANPNAQQTATVSLWSGRTPTAAVSGATGTLAETWVDNSQPGHSDRTFGSLAAITAGGRGVTSSVVNSTQVRTTFTPNTDGSFRVVVGSPVWTGGNAATTAANLLGSDPTAAESSLLSSQQSWWADFWANTGVLEANSADGQAQYMESLRTLYLFMEAASMRGTIPGSQAGAADMFNFGQDHQNWTPSETWLWNLRTQISANMSSGNFALNIPIFNLYQNALPGIEAWTKQQMGGLPGACVPEVMRFNGNGGDPGAGQNSACSEPGSPNWNALNVTSGAEISLYIWQQYQDTGDLNFLRTYYPLLKDSAVFLLAYQKVGSDGKLHAVANAHETQWAVQDPTTDLAADAALFPVVIKAAQLLNTGDSALISQLTTAQGQIPDWPRTDYNRTQVLPPSADASNNDIIAYSYQPTAQIRNSENIDLEPVWPYNLITDDPGALHDLGVRSYNHRAVTGGNDWSMDAIDAARLGLADQVAAKLVSITQDHQVYISGLADLGATVGTESYIEQVSGVATALNEALVQDYDGTLRIAPAWPAGWDVSGTVSVQGNTKVDVQVQGGTPVTVAIQAGTTQTMKVRNPWPGQSIEVVNGSSNAVVVSPTTAASINVPVSSGTSYLVERTGSLTTALPYAQVSGAPATAAKHLGSRQIGLDGNGGTVPGNGSVISLRAHANGDYVTADNAGASPLIANRTAIGQWEQFDQIDEGGGYIALRAHANNKYVTADNAGAAPLLAKVDAVGDWEQFQLIHNGDGSVSLKAKINGDYVTAENAGASALIANRTAIGPWEEFDLIND